The window GTTTTCGGGATCAATCAATCCTGAATTACGTAAAACAACCCGTTTTTCCTTGGACAACAGGAAAGGTTGTCTAAAGCCAGCCAGTCCCCAATCGACCCTGACCTCCGGATGGATAAGCGAGGTGACCGGTCTACCCTTAAGTAGGTGCTCTTCCACAATCCACTTCACATCATCTATGCTGACTGGGGCATAAATTACGTTTTCCGGGTACACGACAACGAACGGCGAAGGCACTTTTGCCCCATATGGTCCGGTTTCTAAAACCTTGACTTCCTGCGACAGACCAGCCAGAACGATTTCCCTCGAAAGTCGCTCTCTTATTTGGGCCGCTCCCAGCAGAATGGAGTTGCTGGTCATTTCCACAAGGACGTGTGCACGATAAAACATATCATACCCCCCAACCCGGCGGGACCGGGAATTTTCAATGTAATCTCGGGTTGCCTTTTTGCCGTTGGGCCACTCCAAAAGAACTCATCATCCGTTTACGGACCATTTCCCATATGGTGGGTGGCTCGGAACCGCAATGTTTTGTATCCGTTATGCAAATTGCGAGAGCACTTCCCGAATCCGTTCTTCACAGAGATTTCCATAGGTTGCGTTGTTGATCATCATGGCCGGGGAGACGCCGCACACACCCAGACAACTGGTCGCTTGCAAAGTGAACTTGCCATCTTTACTGGTTTCTCCGACTTGGATTCCCAATTCCCGGACCAGGGTCTCAAGCACGTTCGTTGCTCCCAGAACGTGACAGGGGGCGCTTTTACATACCCGGACAACGTATTTTCCCACTGGCTTGGTCTCAAAAAACGAATAAAAGGTTGCCACCCCCCAAATCCGGGCGGCAGGAATATCCAGTTTTTGAGCCACATACCCCATGACATCCCGGGGAAGGTAACCCCACTTGAGGGAAATATCCTGCAAAATCGCCAGAAGAGGCGTTTTTTCATCGGTGTATTTCCGGATAATTTCATCGACCTCCTGGTAGACAATGGGTTCAATCTTGACTGGATTCATCAAACGCTATCCTCCTCGTCGAATTCACCAGCTGCAACCTTCTGTCGTTCCTTTATCATCCGTTCCAGGTCGCAGCGCAGACAACGTTCCGCCTCTCGGCGGGCCTGCTCTTCATTCAAGCAGAGTCTTACCTCGGCAAAACTGCAAATTCGCTCCCGAACCGGCAGTTCGGGAGCGACGATCCGGGCGATTTCTTCAACGGCCAGCGTTTCTTCTTCCAGCATTTTCACCGGCTTCGGACCGAGATAAAGCCTCGTCTCCTCCTCATCCCCCTTCAAATGTTGGTGAATGCTATAGGCCGCTTTTTTCCCAGCAGCCATAGCCTGGACAACCGTCGCTTCAGAACCGGTCATATCGCCGCCGGCAAAGACTCCAGGAATTGAAGTCAACAATGTGTAGCGGTCGACAATGACGCTGCCCCGGTGATCGACGGCCAAAGAAGAACCGAAGGTTTCGACGTTAGGAACCTGACCTACTGCGGGAACGACCATGTCGCATTCGAGGAAGGTTTCTGCTCCAGCAATCGGCTGCGGTCTTCGGCGCCCACTCCGGTCGAACTCACCGAGTCGCATGCGCTGAAGACGCACACCCCGGACCCGGCCGTTTTCATCACCCACCACCTCTAAAGGACTGGTCAGGAAGTGGAACAGGATTCCCTCTTCTTCGGCATCAGTAATTTCCTCTTCGATAGCAGGCATTTCCGAACGGGTTCGCCGATATATCACACTGACTTCCTGGCTCCCCATCCGTAAAAGGGTGCGAGCGGCATCCATCGCAGCGTTGCCGCCACCGACGACTACGACCTTTCGTGGAACCTCGATGATTTCTCCAAAATTGATTTTTTTCAGTATTTCTAGGCCCGGATAGACCCCTGGCAGATTTTCGCCAGGAATACCCAAGGGGGAATTTTTCCAGGCGCCAATTCCCAGGAACACTGCATCATACTTTTCCCTGAGTTCTTCCAAGGTGATGTCGCGGCCCAGTACAGTATTTATCTGAAATTTGACACCCATGGCCCGGATTTGACTGATATCGTATTGGAGGGCTTCCCGGGGAAGCCGGTAGGCGGGAATCCCGCCTACCAACATACCACCGGCCACGGGAAATTCGTCGTACACGGTGATTTCATACCCTTTCCGAGCCAAGTAGTAAGCACAGGTCAAACCGGCTGGACCAGCACCGACTACCGCAATGGAGGCGTCCCGGCGTCCCTCGGTAACGACGGGAAGGGTCAGGTGGTTTCTTCGGGCATAATCAGCCACAAAACGCTTCAAATCATCGATCGCCGCTGCTTCATCGATCTGGTTTCGGCGGCATTTTGCCTCACAGGGGCGGTGACACACTCGTCCGCAGACAGAAGGGAGAGGGTTGTCCTCCCGGATGATCGAGAGCGCTTCTGGATAGTCGCCTTCTTTAATGCTGGAAATATATCCGGGGATGTCGATCCCCAAGGGACAGGCGTGCTGACAGGGAGAGACAAAAAGTGGCCGACAAACCACTGCCGGACAGCGCCCTTCCCGAATGTGCGATTCGTACTCGTCCCGGAAATAGCGCAGAGTACTGAGGACTGGGTTGGGTGCGGTTTGTCCCAGACCACATAAAGCGGTGACTTTGATCGTATGGGCCAAGTCTTCCAAGATTTCGATATCCCTTTCCTGGCCCTCCCCTCGGGTGATCCGCTCCAGGATTTCAAGCATCCGCTTGGTTCCCACCCGGCAAGGGGTACATTTCCCACAGGACTCATCCTGAACGAATTCCAGGAAATAGCGCGCGAGGTCAACCATGCAGGTATCCTCATCCATGACGATCAGACCGCCTGAACCCATAATCGCGCCTAATTCTTTCAAAGAGTCGTAATCGATTTTCACATTCAGATGTTCGACCGGGATACAACCTCCCGATGGGCCACCGATCTGAACCGCTTTGAGTTTCTTTCCATTCCTTACTCCGCCGCCCAAGTCATAGACGATTTCACCAAGTGAAATTCCCATGGGGATTTCCACGAGGCCAGTGTTAGTGATATCCCCGGCCAGAGCGAATACCTTAGTTCCCCTGCTCTCTGCGGTTCCATAAGCAGCAAACCACTCAGCGCCCTTCAGGATGATCGGAGAGATATTGGCCCAGGTTTCCACGTTGTTTATCAGAGTCGGTTTGTCCCACAAACCGCTTTGGGCGGGAAAGGGCGGTTTGGGACGGGGCATGCCCCGCTTGCCTTCCACCGAGGCGATCAGAGCGGTTTCTTCACCGCAAACGAAGGCACCGGCTCCAATTCGAATTTCGATATCGAAATCGAATCCGGTATTCATGATGTTTTTCCCTAAGAGGCCGTACTCCCTGGCCTGAGTAATGGCATGATTCAAACGGTTAACAGCCAGCGGGTATTCGGCTCTGATATAGACATATCCTTCCGTTGCCCCGACGGCATACCCGGCAATGGCCATAGCCTCGAGCACCGAATGCGGGTCTCCCTCGAGAATCGAACGGTCCATAAACGCTCCGGGATCCCCTTCGTCGGCGTTACAGATAATGTATTTTGGGGTATCCAGGCTTTTTTGGGTAAACTCCCATTTCAGTCCGGTCAGGAATCCGCCGCCGCCCCGTCCCC is drawn from Atribacteraceae bacterium and contains these coding sequences:
- the nuoE gene encoding NADH-quinone oxidoreductase subunit NuoE, with the protein product MNPVKIEPIVYQEVDEIIRKYTDEKTPLLAILQDISLKWGYLPRDVMGYVAQKLDIPAARIWGVATFYSFFETKPVGKYVVRVCKSAPCHVLGATNVLETLVRELGIQVGETSKDGKFTLQATSCLGVCGVSPAMMINNATYGNLCEERIREVLSQFA
- the nuoF gene encoding NADH-quinone oxidoreductase subunit NuoF, which gives rise to MADMERCQILLCAGAACISSGALAIKESLLREIQKNGLENEVRLVETGCVGPCNLGPLAVIYPEGVFYQKLTPEDSPQIVEEHLLKGRVVERLLYQAPEEEKQKFFREIDFFKKQVKITLRNSGFINPMNLEEAIARDAYAALAKVLSEMTPHAVIDEVKRSGLRGRGGGGFLTGLKWEFTQKSLDTPKYIICNADEGDPGAFMDRSILEGDPHSVLEAMAIAGYAVGATEGYVYIRAEYPLAVNRLNHAITQAREYGLLGKNIMNTGFDFDIEIRIGAGAFVCGEETALIASVEGKRGMPRPKPPFPAQSGLWDKPTLINNVETWANISPIILKGAEWFAAYGTAESRGTKVFALAGDITNTGLVEIPMGISLGEIVYDLGGGVRNGKKLKAVQIGGPSGGCIPVEHLNVKIDYDSLKELGAIMGSGGLIVMDEDTCMVDLARYFLEFVQDESCGKCTPCRVGTKRMLEILERITRGEGQERDIEILEDLAHTIKVTALCGLGQTAPNPVLSTLRYFRDEYESHIREGRCPAVVCRPLFVSPCQHACPLGIDIPGYISSIKEGDYPEALSIIREDNPLPSVCGRVCHRPCEAKCRRNQIDEAAAIDDLKRFVADYARRNHLTLPVVTEGRRDASIAVVGAGPAGLTCAYYLARKGYEITVYDEFPVAGGMLVGGIPAYRLPREALQYDISQIRAMGVKFQINTVLGRDITLEELREKYDAVFLGIGAWKNSPLGIPGENLPGVYPGLEILKKINFGEIIEVPRKVVVVGGGNAAMDAARTLLRMGSQEVSVIYRRTRSEMPAIEEEITDAEEEGILFHFLTSPLEVVGDENGRVRGVRLQRMRLGEFDRSGRRRPQPIAGAETFLECDMVVPAVGQVPNVETFGSSLAVDHRGSVIVDRYTLLTSIPGVFAGGDMTGSEATVVQAMAAGKKAAYSIHQHLKGDEEETRLYLGPKPVKMLEEETLAVEEIARIVAPELPVRERICSFAEVRLCLNEEQARREAERCLRCDLERMIKERQKVAAGEFDEEDSV